The following coding sequences lie in one Sphaerochaeta sp. genomic window:
- a CDS encoding DsrE/DsrF/DrsH-like family protein — translation MVKNGAYLVDVRTAMEYSLGSISGAVNLPHASIREHLDKLPKDRPIVLMCAIGLRGHIAGRVLLQHGFTNVVNVTGGYKSWHAVIADKEAMTIKEEPKMEAKGDDSLTLDACGLQCPGPIVSLKQKMDSLDVGERLIVKATDPGFRSDVKSWCQMTGNTLEGVTEDGGIITASIKKGEQKEACSIPVCTKAATIIVFSNDFDRALAAFVLANGAAASGKPVTMFFTFWGLSVLRKKPDHRVKKDFMGKMFGAMLPKNMDDLSLSSMNFCGMGPKMMKGRMKKKQVDQLKTMFQTAKQNNVRFIACQMSMDIMGITKDELLDGVEVGGVGTYMGEASKGDVNLFI, via the coding sequence ATGGTGAAGAACGGCGCGTACCTGGTGGATGTCCGGACGGCGATGGAGTATTCCCTCGGTTCGATCAGCGGGGCGGTGAACCTGCCCCACGCGTCCATCCGGGAACACCTGGACAAGCTGCCCAAGGACCGCCCGATCGTTCTGATGTGCGCCATCGGGCTCAGGGGACACATTGCGGGACGGGTGCTCTTGCAGCATGGGTTCACCAACGTGGTGAACGTCACCGGAGGATACAAGAGCTGGCATGCCGTCATCGCCGACAAGGAAGCGATGACGATCAAGGAGGAACCGAAGATGGAAGCAAAAGGAGACGATTCGCTGACGCTGGACGCCTGCGGCCTGCAGTGCCCCGGCCCGATCGTATCACTGAAACAGAAGATGGACTCGCTGGATGTCGGCGAGCGCCTGATCGTCAAGGCGACCGATCCCGGTTTCCGCAGTGACGTCAAATCGTGGTGCCAGATGACCGGCAACACGCTGGAGGGCGTGACGGAAGACGGAGGCATCATCACGGCATCCATCAAGAAGGGAGAGCAGAAAGAGGCGTGTTCCATCCCGGTCTGCACCAAAGCGGCGACGATCATCGTCTTCTCCAATGATTTCGACCGCGCCCTGGCGGCGTTCGTACTTGCCAACGGAGCGGCGGCATCCGGAAAACCGGTGACGATGTTCTTCACCTTCTGGGGGCTTTCCGTCCTCAGGAAGAAGCCGGACCATCGGGTGAAGAAGGACTTCATGGGCAAAATGTTCGGCGCCATGCTTCCCAAGAACATGGATGACCTGTCCCTCTCGTCGATGAACTTCTGCGGCATGGGGCCGAAAATGATGAAGGGCCGGATGAAGAAGAAACAGGTCGACCAGCTCAAGACGATGTTCCAGACGGCCAAGCAGAACAACGTGCGGTTCATCGCCTGCCAGATGTCGATGGACATCATGGGCATCACCAAGGACGAACTCCTGGACGGCGTCGAGGTCGGGGGAGTCGGCACCTACATGGGAGAAGCGAGCAAAGGAGACGTCAACCTGTTCATCTGA
- a CDS encoding FAD-dependent oxidoreductase, with amino-acid sequence MSGKTYVVVGGVAGGAGAAARLRRLDEDATIILYEKGPYVSFANCGLPYYAGGVIQDRERLLVTPPATFTDVFGIQLHTDTEVTAIDPKGKTVTVKGKDGKEQKQAYDALVLSPGAKPFVPPLPGVDDPAVLTVRNIPDIDRVVATMKKAKKAVVVGGGFIGLEMAENLSEKGIAVTLVEAAPQCMTPLDYDMAVFVHQALRSHGVELRLSSPLQKIVRTGDTVQVVLPDKTISDVDLVILSIGVMPDSHLAKEAGLTVDAKGIHLVNEKFQTSDPFIWAIGDAIAFPSPFTGKPWAVALAGPANKMARLCADSIVLGKPTTPYPGTYGASVAKVFDLAAGSVGMNARTAAKEGLTFGVAVTHTPDHASYYPGSTQLTAKIVYEKPSGKLLGGQVVGYHGVDKKIDVLSVLLSHGGTVRDLESFEQAYAPPFNSAKDTLNMLGFIASNDLDGLDHLVDWQQARRW; translated from the coding sequence ATGAGTGGCAAGACCTATGTGGTGGTGGGAGGAGTCGCCGGCGGCGCGGGTGCCGCGGCGAGATTACGGAGACTGGATGAGGACGCGACCATCATCCTGTATGAGAAGGGGCCGTACGTCAGCTTCGCCAACTGCGGGCTTCCCTACTACGCCGGAGGCGTCATCCAGGACCGGGAACGGCTGCTTGTCACCCCTCCCGCGACATTCACCGATGTGTTCGGCATCCAGCTTCACACCGACACGGAAGTGACGGCCATCGACCCCAAGGGGAAAACCGTCACGGTGAAGGGAAAGGACGGGAAAGAGCAGAAACAGGCGTATGACGCGCTGGTGCTCAGTCCCGGCGCCAAGCCGTTCGTCCCGCCGCTTCCCGGCGTGGATGACCCGGCCGTCCTGACGGTACGGAACATTCCGGACATCGACCGTGTGGTGGCCACGATGAAAAAGGCCAAGAAAGCGGTGGTCGTCGGTGGTGGGTTCATCGGTCTGGAGATGGCGGAGAACCTTTCGGAGAAAGGCATCGCCGTCACGTTGGTCGAGGCCGCCCCGCAGTGCATGACGCCGCTGGATTACGACATGGCGGTGTTCGTCCATCAGGCGCTGCGCAGCCATGGGGTCGAGCTCAGGCTCTCCAGCCCCCTGCAGAAAATCGTCCGAACCGGGGATACCGTACAGGTGGTGCTTCCCGACAAGACGATCAGCGACGTCGATCTGGTGATCCTCTCCATCGGCGTGATGCCGGATTCCCACCTGGCAAAAGAGGCGGGACTCACCGTGGATGCGAAAGGGATACATCTGGTCAACGAGAAGTTCCAGACCAGCGATCCGTTCATCTGGGCCATCGGGGACGCCATCGCCTTTCCTTCTCCGTTCACCGGAAAACCGTGGGCCGTGGCCCTGGCGGGACCGGCCAACAAGATGGCGCGGCTGTGCGCCGATTCCATCGTGCTGGGCAAGCCCACCACCCCATACCCGGGCACCTACGGCGCGTCGGTGGCCAAGGTGTTTGACCTGGCGGCGGGAAGTGTCGGAATGAACGCACGTACGGCGGCCAAGGAAGGGTTGACCTTCGGAGTGGCCGTCACCCACACGCCGGACCACGCGTCCTACTACCCCGGCTCCACCCAGCTGACGGCGAAGATCGTCTATGAGAAGCCGTCCGGCAAGCTCCTGGGCGGCCAGGTGGTCGGCTACCATGGGGTGGACAAGAAGATCGACGTGCTTTCCGTACTGCTTTCCCATGGCGGGACGGTACGGGATCTGGAGTCGTTCGAACAGGCCTACGCGCCTCCGTTCAACAGCGCCAAGGACACGCTGAACATGCTGGGCTTCATCGCGTCCAACGATCTGGATGGCCTGGACCATCTGGTCGACTGGCAGCAGGCGAGGAGATGGTGA
- a CDS encoding MarR family transcriptional regulator yields the protein MVDFCALRRLIVDIQKIEDDIQRKYQLTFMQASLLCALEHGYEDGKSIACQMRLSPSRMTRLLDVLEQKKLVVRSSSPVDRRNNVVSITEEGEKALSLIKSSDVAIPAYINQMLTKGETE from the coding sequence ATGGTGGACTTCTGCGCCTTACGGCGCCTGATCGTGGATATCCAGAAAATCGAAGACGACATCCAGCGGAAATACCAGCTGACGTTCATGCAGGCATCCCTGCTCTGCGCGCTGGAACACGGGTACGAGGATGGGAAAAGCATCGCCTGCCAGATGCGGCTTTCCCCTTCCCGGATGACCCGGCTTCTGGATGTCCTGGAACAGAAAAAGTTGGTGGTGCGCTCCAGCTCCCCGGTGGACCGGCGGAACAACGTGGTGTCCATCACGGAGGAAGGCGAGAAAGCCCTTTCCTTGATAAAAAGCAGTGATGTGGCCATCCCGGCGTATATCAACCAGATGCTCACAAAAGGAGAAACGGAATGA
- a CDS encoding transketolase gives MLDVEKLKQQALEIRKLTIMEIGHFGSGHIGGSMSIVELLTYLYYYEMRIDPKNPKKEDRDRFVCSKGHAGPAVYATLASKGYFPQELLMTLNQGGTKLPSHCDMTKTPGIDFTGGSLGQGISAAVGIALGQKIKHIDAHTFVVIGDGESQEGEVWEAAETAAQWKLDNLIAFTDFNRLQLDGPTEDIVSMDNIDARWLGFGWHVQRICGHDFRQIDDAVRHAKAEPGRPHMIIMDTQKSHGYIPGENSTKNHSMAFNEQQAKEAVAALYAREGVKA, from the coding sequence ATGCTTGATGTAGAGAAACTCAAACAACAGGCGCTGGAGATCCGCAAGCTGACCATCATGGAGATCGGTCATTTCGGCTCCGGGCACATCGGCGGCAGCATGTCCATCGTCGAACTGCTGACCTACCTGTATTACTATGAGATGCGTATCGATCCGAAAAACCCCAAGAAAGAGGACCGTGACCGGTTCGTCTGCAGCAAGGGGCATGCCGGCCCGGCCGTCTACGCCACCCTTGCCAGCAAAGGATATTTTCCGCAGGAGCTTTTGATGACGCTCAACCAGGGCGGAACCAAGCTTCCGTCCCACTGCGACATGACCAAGACCCCGGGCATCGACTTCACCGGAGGCTCGCTGGGGCAGGGGATCAGCGCGGCGGTGGGCATCGCCCTGGGACAGAAGATCAAACACATCGACGCCCATACGTTCGTCGTCATCGGGGATGGCGAGAGCCAGGAAGGCGAAGTGTGGGAGGCGGCGGAGACGGCTGCCCAGTGGAAGCTGGACAATCTGATCGCCTTCACCGACTTCAACCGCCTGCAGCTGGACGGTCCGACGGAGGACATCGTCTCGATGGACAACATCGACGCGCGGTGGCTCGGGTTCGGCTGGCATGTGCAGCGGATCTGCGGCCATGATTTCCGCCAGATCGATGACGCCGTGCGTCACGCCAAGGCGGAGCCGGGACGGCCGCACATGATCATCATGGACACACAGAAATCCCATGGGTACATCCCTGGTGAGAACAGTACGAAGAACCACAGCATGGCGTTCAATGAACAGCAGGCAAAAGAAGCCGTCGCCGCACTGTACGCCCGGGAGGGGGTGAAAGCATGA
- a CDS encoding DUF6062 family protein has product MKVQLETIPVWDALKAGGECFLCDLKAESEADAVRFYLGPSVMNPETRVKVNENGFCPRHFEALIAAGKPQGLGLMAETYLEADRAAWKASLEGLLSAKAGRKLDKAVEGVRQSGRVPRPPLPDLPPDRGAGGPVPVHHGQSVRVGPGIPRRPCPFQRVLHPPFPTAPHHFPRRALSRRPRLVRPSDHPGGDGQPHQTAGRGDLDDGEVQDGELRQTVERVRGCPEAGRSEACRSCKGIC; this is encoded by the coding sequence ATGAAGGTGCAGTTGGAGACCATCCCGGTATGGGATGCCCTGAAGGCGGGTGGGGAATGCTTCCTCTGCGACCTGAAGGCGGAGAGTGAGGCGGATGCCGTACGGTTCTACCTGGGCCCGTCGGTGATGAACCCGGAAACCCGGGTGAAGGTCAATGAGAACGGATTCTGTCCCCGTCACTTTGAGGCGTTGATCGCCGCAGGCAAACCGCAGGGACTTGGCCTGATGGCCGAGACCTACCTGGAGGCGGACCGCGCCGCCTGGAAAGCCTCGCTGGAAGGACTTCTTTCCGCCAAGGCGGGCCGGAAGCTGGACAAGGCGGTGGAAGGCGTTCGGCAAAGCGGTCGCGTCCCGCGCCCCCCACTGCCTGATCTGCCACCAGATCGAGGAGCGGGAGGTCCGGTACCTGTACACCACGGCCAGTCTGTTCGGGTCGGACCCGGAATTCCGCGACGCCCTTGCCCATTCCAAAGGGTTCTGCATCCCCCATTTCCAACGGCTCCTCACCATTTCCCGCGACGCGCTCTCTCCCGCCGACCGCGCCTCGTTCGTCCATCTGATCACCCAGGTGGAGATGGACAACCTCACCAGACTGCAGGGAGAGGTGACCTGGATGACGGAGAAGTACAAGACGGAGAACTTCGACAAACCGTGGAACGGGTGCGAGGATGCCCAGAAGCGGGTCGTTCGGAAGCTTGTCGGTCATGCAAGGGAATTTGTTAA
- the adhE gene encoding bifunctional acetaldehyde-CoA/alcohol dehydrogenase, with protein MGTEQTERFEGQNELEALIQKVKRAQVLYASYSQEKVDAIFRAAAIAANNARISLAQDAVQETGMGIVEDKVIKNHFAAEYIFHKYKDDKTCGIIEEDEGFGIEKIAEPKGVICGIIPTTNPTSTAIFKSLISLKTRNAIIFSPHPRAKKCTCDAARIVRDAAVAAGAPEDIIGWIEQPTMEKTDYLMTHPLINLILATGGPGMVKAAYSSGKPAIGVGAGNTPALLDKSCNIKMAVASILMSKTFDNGVVCASEQSIICHKDIYDEVKKELAAQGAHFLNNQELDKLRAVIIDPKRGTVSPAIVGQPAWKIAEVAGFSVPKDTKVLIGEVTRIEADEPFAHEKLSPVLAMYRCDNFGSGTDMAVHLIALGGFGHTSVLYVDEKEQDKIEAFGKAAKTSRVLVNMPASQGAIGDIYNFRLEPSLTLGCGSWGNNSVSENVGPKHLLNIKTVAARRENMLWFKLPPKVYFKYGCLPVALQELAGRKKAFIVTDSFLFGSGMIDKVTKPLVKMGIECEVFHQVKPDPTLGTINTALGLVNAFHPDIFIAVGGGSPMDAAKILWLLYEHPEVKFDGLALRFMDIRKRIYAFPHMGEKAKLVCIPTTSGTGSEVTPFAIITDENTGMKYAIADYALTPSMAIVDSELAMGQPKSLTASCGIDVLTHALEALASSMSTDYTNGLALEAARVIFKYLPAAYADGTDRKAREKVHNASTMAGMAFANAFLGLCHSMAHKLGAQFHVPHGMANGLLLTNIIRFNANDNPTKQAAFPQYEFPSVVSRYARAADYIAMAVNDQKNTPYVVTKPGMTMEQKVEALIAGIEALKKVLNIPPSIKEWGVDEKEFLDAVDELSVKAFDDQCTGTNPRYPLISQIKALYLDSYYGRAWHEEA; from the coding sequence ATGGGAACGGAACAAACGGAACGCTTTGAAGGTCAGAACGAGCTGGAGGCTTTGATCCAGAAGGTCAAGCGGGCCCAGGTGCTGTACGCCTCGTATTCCCAGGAGAAGGTGGATGCCATTTTCCGGGCGGCGGCCATTGCGGCGAACAACGCCCGCATCTCGCTGGCGCAGGATGCCGTCCAGGAGACGGGCATGGGCATCGTGGAAGACAAGGTCATCAAGAACCACTTCGCCGCCGAATACATTTTCCATAAGTACAAGGACGACAAGACCTGCGGAATCATCGAGGAAGACGAGGGTTTCGGCATCGAGAAGATCGCCGAACCCAAAGGGGTGATCTGCGGCATCATTCCGACGACCAACCCCACCTCCACGGCGATCTTCAAATCGTTGATCTCCCTGAAGACCCGCAACGCCATCATCTTCTCCCCCCATCCCCGGGCGAAGAAATGCACCTGTGACGCCGCGCGCATCGTGCGGGACGCCGCCGTGGCTGCGGGAGCGCCGGAAGACATCATCGGCTGGATCGAACAACCGACGATGGAGAAGACCGACTATCTGATGACCCATCCGCTGATCAATCTGATCCTGGCCACCGGGGGGCCGGGCATGGTCAAGGCGGCCTATTCCTCCGGGAAACCTGCCATCGGCGTCGGAGCGGGGAACACCCCGGCGCTTTTGGACAAGAGCTGCAACATCAAGATGGCCGTCGCCTCCATCTTGATGTCCAAGACGTTCGACAACGGCGTGGTGTGCGCTTCCGAACAATCCATCATCTGCCACAAGGACATCTACGACGAAGTGAAGAAGGAGCTGGCAGCCCAGGGGGCCCACTTCCTGAACAACCAGGAACTGGACAAGCTCCGCGCGGTGATCATCGACCCCAAGCGGGGGACGGTGAGCCCGGCGATCGTCGGACAGCCGGCATGGAAGATCGCCGAAGTGGCCGGTTTCTCCGTTCCCAAGGACACCAAGGTGTTGATCGGGGAGGTGACCCGCATCGAGGCGGACGAACCGTTCGCCCATGAGAAACTCTCTCCGGTGCTTGCCATGTACCGGTGCGACAACTTCGGTTCCGGCACCGACATGGCCGTCCATTTGATCGCCCTGGGAGGCTTTGGCCACACCAGCGTGCTGTACGTGGATGAAAAGGAACAGGACAAGATCGAGGCGTTCGGCAAGGCGGCCAAGACCAGCCGGGTGCTGGTCAACATGCCGGCCAGCCAGGGAGCCATCGGGGACATCTACAACTTCCGTCTGGAACCCAGCCTGACGTTGGGATGCGGCAGCTGGGGCAACAACTCCGTATCGGAGAACGTCGGACCGAAACATCTGCTGAACATCAAGACGGTAGCCGCCAGGAGGGAAAACATGCTGTGGTTCAAATTGCCTCCCAAAGTATACTTCAAATACGGATGCCTGCCCGTCGCGCTGCAGGAACTCGCCGGACGAAAGAAGGCGTTCATCGTCACGGACAGCTTCCTGTTCGGCAGCGGAATGATCGACAAGGTGACCAAACCGCTGGTGAAGATGGGCATCGAGTGCGAGGTGTTCCACCAGGTGAAGCCCGATCCCACGCTGGGGACGATCAACACGGCACTGGGGTTGGTCAACGCGTTCCATCCCGACATCTTCATCGCCGTCGGTGGCGGTTCCCCGATGGACGCGGCGAAGATCCTCTGGCTTCTGTACGAGCACCCCGAGGTGAAGTTCGACGGGCTGGCGCTCCGGTTCATGGATATCCGCAAGCGTATCTACGCGTTCCCCCACATGGGGGAGAAGGCCAAGCTGGTCTGCATCCCGACGACCAGCGGCACGGGATCGGAAGTGACGCCGTTCGCCATCATCACCGATGAGAATACCGGCATGAAGTACGCCATCGCCGATTACGCGCTCACGCCGTCCATGGCGATCGTCGATTCGGAACTGGCCATGGGACAGCCCAAGTCGCTGACCGCCTCCTGCGGCATCGACGTGCTGACCCACGCCCTGGAGGCGCTTGCCTCCAGCATGTCCACCGACTACACCAACGGTCTTGCGCTGGAAGCCGCCCGGGTGATCTTCAAATACCTGCCGGCCGCCTATGCCGACGGGACGGACCGCAAGGCACGGGAAAAGGTGCACAACGCCTCGACGATGGCCGGCATGGCGTTCGCCAACGCGTTCCTCGGATTGTGCCATTCCATGGCCCACAAGCTCGGCGCCCAGTTCCATGTTCCTCATGGGATGGCCAACGGCCTGCTTCTGACCAACATCATCCGGTTCAACGCCAACGACAACCCGACCAAACAGGCTGCGTTCCCCCAGTATGAGTTCCCCTCGGTGGTCTCCCGGTATGCCCGTGCGGCGGACTACATCGCCATGGCGGTCAACGACCAGAAGAATACGCCGTACGTGGTGACCAAACCGGGCATGACGATGGAACAGAAGGTCGAGGCCTTGATCGCAGGCATCGAAGCGTTGAAGAAGGTGCTGAACATCCCGCCGTCCATCAAGGAATGGGGGGTGGATGAGAAGGAGTTCCTGGACGCGGTGGATGAACTGTCGGTGAAGGCGTTCGACGACCAGTGCACCGGAACCAACCCCCGCTATCCGTTGATCAGCCAGATCAAGGCGCTGTACCTTGACAGCTACTACGGCAGGGCCTGGCACGAAGAGGCGTGA
- a CDS encoding 1-deoxy-D-xylulose-5-phosphate synthase produces MRDTKDIPFMRDALMASVNDLAAEHKEIVFLDADLSSCIGSTSFQKLYPDRFYNCGIAEANMVAVAAGLSSMGLVPFVHSFGCFASRRAFDQFYISVGYAHQVIHLIGSDPGVLAQYNGGTHMPFEDIGLMRQVPGVIIIDPSDKQSMYELTRQVYESGKISYTRSGRKTNTYRYPVGTTEIKLGKGIVLSEGEDLGIFATGEVMVNAATEAVKLLAEKGIKATLVDLHTIRPLDTDLVSKVAAKTGRILVCENGRYPGGVGEEIAAYLAKTNPVKMDFVNVGEEFGEVGTLSYLTGRFGFTAPHIAEVAEALAKR; encoded by the coding sequence ATGAGAGACACCAAAGACATTCCGTTTATGCGTGACGCCCTGATGGCGTCGGTCAATGACCTTGCCGCGGAGCACAAGGAGATCGTCTTTCTGGACGCCGACCTCTCCTCCTGCATCGGGAGCACCAGCTTCCAGAAGCTGTACCCCGACCGGTTCTACAACTGTGGCATCGCCGAAGCCAACATGGTCGCCGTGGCGGCGGGCCTCTCCTCGATGGGTCTGGTTCCGTTCGTCCACAGCTTCGGCTGCTTCGCCAGCCGGCGTGCGTTCGACCAGTTCTACATCTCCGTCGGCTATGCCCACCAGGTGATCCACCTGATCGGCAGCGATCCCGGCGTGCTGGCCCAGTACAACGGCGGCACCCACATGCCGTTTGAGGACATCGGCCTGATGCGCCAGGTCCCCGGGGTGATCATCATCGACCCCAGTGACAAGCAGAGCATGTACGAGCTGACCCGGCAGGTGTACGAGAGCGGAAAAATCTCCTACACCCGCTCCGGCCGGAAGACCAACACCTACCGCTATCCTGTCGGGACGACGGAGATCAAGCTGGGCAAGGGCATTGTCCTGTCCGAGGGGGAGGACCTTGGCATCTTCGCCACCGGTGAGGTGATGGTCAACGCCGCAACCGAAGCGGTGAAGCTCCTGGCGGAGAAGGGCATCAAGGCGACGCTGGTTGACCTGCATACCATCCGGCCGCTGGACACCGATCTGGTTTCCAAGGTTGCCGCCAAGACAGGCCGCATTCTGGTCTGTGAGAACGGCCGCTATCCTGGCGGCGTCGGCGAGGAGATCGCCGCGTACCTGGCAAAGACCAACCCGGTGAAGATGGATTTCGTCAATGTCGGCGAGGAATTCGGTGAGGTGGGGACGCTTTCCTACCTGACCGGACGGTTCGGATTCACCGCGCCGCACATCGCTGAAGTCGCCGAAGCGCTGGCCAAGCGCTGA
- a CDS encoding OsmC family protein, whose amino-acid sequence MSQERSVRADFVPDHYQFTTPSGDAYAYTPTTGPYEYLLGALSGCLFMTFKDIAKEMHVGWEHMSFQTHGVKRDEIPTWLKSVDIHVTVTGASDAQLFTKAFEKATHNCSIYNTIAKVATMEWTVEFA is encoded by the coding sequence ATGAGCCAAGAAAGATCCGTCCGTGCCGATTTCGTGCCGGACCATTACCAGTTCACCACCCCTTCCGGGGACGCGTACGCGTACACGCCGACCACCGGCCCGTACGAGTATCTGCTCGGGGCCTTGAGCGGATGCCTGTTCATGACGTTCAAGGACATCGCGAAGGAAATGCACGTCGGTTGGGAGCACATGAGCTTCCAGACCCACGGCGTCAAGCGGGATGAAATCCCCACGTGGCTGAAGAGCGTGGACATCCACGTCACCGTCACCGGTGCCTCCGACGCCCAGCTTTTCACCAAGGCGTTTGAGAAGGCGACGCACAACTGTTCCATCTACAACACCATCGCCAAGGTGGCCACGATGGAATGGACGGTGGAATTCGCCTGA